Within Populus trichocarpa isolate Nisqually-1 chromosome 6, P.trichocarpa_v4.1, whole genome shotgun sequence, the genomic segment TAagatagttaaaaaatttattggttttaaaTGGGGCAAAGATTAAGGAcatgcttttaatttattaaagaaaaaattaatttcagctCCATTGTTATCATTGCctgattttataaaaacttttgAGATTGAACGTGATGCTTCAGGGATAGGTATTAAAGCTATTTTAATGTAGGAAAAAAAGGcctataacatttttttagcaaaaagcTCAATGATGCAACATTGAATTATCCTATTTATGATAAGGAGCTTTATGTTTTGGTAAAAACTTTGAAAACTTGACAACATTACTTATGACCTAAAGAGTTCATGATCTATACTGATCATAAGTTATTAAAACATCTTAAGGGCTAAGGAAAGTTGAACCGTCGGTATGCCAAGTGGGTAGAGTTCATTGCAACATTCCATTACATGATTAAGTACAAGAAAGGTAAGGAAAACATGGTGGCTAATGCCTTATCATGAAGGTTTGTACTTCTTTCAGCTTTAGACACTAAATGATTAGGATTTGGGTAAGTGAATGGTTTATATATTAAAGATGTTGATTATAGCCAAGTATATGTTTCAGGTGAATATTCAGCTTTTGATAAGTTTTATAAGGTTAAtggatatttatttaaagaaaagagattgtGTTTGCCTAATTATTCTATGCGTGAATTGCTAAGCTCATGAAAGTGGATTAATGGGGCACTTTGGGATTGCTAATactttaaatgttttgtacAAGCACACTTTATTGGTCTAAGATTAAAAGAGATGTGTAAAGAATTTGTGATACATGCATAACGTGTAGACAAAGCTAAGTCTAAAGTTTTACCTTATGGTTTATATACTCCTTTGTTAGTATCTAAGAAACATTAAGTTGATATATCTATAGATTTTGTGCTAGGTTTGCCTAGATTAAAAAGGGGTAGGGATTCTATTTTTATAGTTATGTATtggttttctaagatgacacatttcatatattttcataaaattgatattatgatTGACATAGCGAATTTATTCTTTAGGAAGATAGTTCGACTCCATGAGGTACTTAAAAGCATTGTGTCTGACTGTGATGTTAAATTTCTTagctatttttgaaaaattttgtgGGCagaattaagaataaaattgttattttctactacttgtcatccatAAACAGATGATTAAACTTAAGTGGTTAATAAGACTTTAACTCCATTGTTAAGaactatcattcaaaagaatttgaataATTAGCAAAATTGTCTCTCCTTTAttgaatttgcttataataattGTGTGCATTCTACTACATATTATTCTCATTTTGAAATTATCCATAACTTAAATCCTTTGACTGCTTTGGATTTGTTTCCTTTACCTATTAATGAAAGAGTTAGTCTTGATAGCAATATAAAATCACAAGTAGTAAAGGCTCTTTATGAGAATGTGAGGCggaaaatgtaaaaaaagaatgagcaaTATACTTTCAAAGCTAATTAAGgataaataaatgttatttttgaaCTAGGTGATTGGGCTTAGGTGTATATGCGAAAAGAAAGATTTCCTCAACAAAAAAGATCTAAGTTGATGCTGACAAGAGATGAACCATTTCAAATCcttgataaaattaatgataatgcctatAAAACAAATCTACTAGGTGAGTATTGTGTTAATGTtacttttaatatgtttaatctatttttgtttgatGTAAGTGATGATTcatggatgaattttttttttatgagagagGAGATGATACGATCAAGATTATATCAAAAGATCCATTGCATTTTCAAATTGGTCCAATTTCAAGATCAATGGCAAAAAAGCTCAAAGATGCATTCAACAAGCTTATTCAAAGTATTTGGGCCAAGGTGAATTTTAAAGAGGCTACATGTTTAACAAATGATGATCAAACCTTagtcaatttaatttatgtataaGAGGGGCTTGATTCATCCACTTCATGGGCTAATTAATTTCGGCAATTAAAGGCTTATAATTTCTAGTGCATAGTTTTACTCTAACTTAATAAAGAATTAATCAAGCTTCATAGTGTCTTTTATATTTCTCATTTGCATCTCGATTATAGATGTTGGGTGATGATTGATTACTTATAGTTTTGGTGTCTCGGTACATGTTATTGTTGTGTCAAACTCAATTACAAGTctaaatttagctttattgggAATGATTAATTTCTagatctttatatttttaaggttCTTGTTACTCTTTGACATATTCTTCACAAGTATACACTTTTATGCACGATTGACATCATCTTTTCTACCCAATGATTGATAATGCAAACACAAACTACTTTCTATGCAAATTAGGTTCCTTATTTCTCGACTAATGATTATTTCTAGCCAACGTATCACTACCAATCACCCACTTCTCCACAAACAGAGTGAAAGACACTACACCCAATGGTGGACACTAATATTTTCAACAATTGTGAAACCCTGCATATCCTGATATGAGTGTGACCAAGGTCTATAAATATCTTGAGCCaccatataaacaaaaaagagataatCCACTCAAATTCAATACTTTTCTACACTTACATTTTatcatacattatttttttatacatttattaatttaagtatCATTGAGTTCTTTATTCCATAAAagacttattttttaatgaataagaAAGCTTATAACCAAGCCCAAACATTAAGCACATAATCAAGCCCTCACATCTTAGCATAGAATCACAATCCATAAAATCTCATTTTCTATTAAGAGTTTTTCCACAACTTCATACATAATAATCCATAcataactaaaattcaacatcCTTAATTGTTAAGCAAATTTAATAGTTAGTTACCCTCCCACTCCTTCCTCCATCATGaacccaacaaaacaaaaattgcaaaaTTGAGGAAAATTTGAATGCAATAGTATTATACATACCTTGTTTTATGgtttcattttgaaaagaaaaatatatataatgaaaaataaaaaataataatcagttccaagaaataaaaataatattcctatatagatttaaaaataaaatttttaatttctctgtAAGTATTATCATTCTTCATAAggaaatactttataaaaatcATGGCAAAGCTATATaccttgaaattcaaaaaactatttctgcttttttttttttagaattccccaaaatttcaaaaatacaaaaataaatgactcattattttcttaattccaaatgtaagaaattaagaaaacaatgttctttgttcatatttttcctgaaaaataaaatttcattaatatatattatatagaccaatttgaaaaatacaaaaactccaCATTTCCCcgcccataaaaaaaaaaccccagaCTCTCAACTCCCAATACCCTCACTCTCTCCCCTCTACtgctctctaaaaaaaaaaaaaaaaaacagaaatggaagaagaagaagacgaccaACAAAACATCCTAGATCTGGTCAAAGAATTAGTCAATCGCTTACTCTCTCAAAACCCTCAAAACCCTAGACCCCCAATttctaaccctaaccctaactctcctgatttccaaaattctcttCGCTACGCAATCCGCATTCTCTCCAGCAGATTAACCCCATCGATTGCCCCTGATGCCGCCGCAATTGCTGAATCAATCAAGCGTGGTCTTGCCACTCAAGGTAAATCCTCCCAAGCTCTCACTCTCGCTGAGTTATACAACAAATTTGCATCGAAAACGGGACCGGGAAGTATTAATAACAAATGGGCAGTTCTTTATTTGCTTAAAATCATTTCCGAAGATACAAAAATTGCACAAAATGCTCCAAATTCCACGCTTTTGTTACCTAATTTGGGGTTAAATGAGCTTGATTTGAGCAATGAATCGCGGATTTCCCGTGATTTTAAGAGAAGGGAAAAGGGTTATGATAATGGGGTTTTGTTGGTTAGTAAAGATCCGGAGAATTTGCTTGAAATCGCATTTAGAGAGTTCGTTAATCTGGTGAAAGAGGAAAATGAGGTGTCCGAAGAAGTTTTAGTGAGAGATGTGTTATATGTTTGTCAAGGGATTGATGGGCAATATGTGAAGTTTGATGAAAATGTTGATGGGTATGTTTTATCAGATTCAATCAAGGTTCCAAGAGGTACAAGGGTTATGGTTAGGAAGTTGTGTGAGTTGGGGTGGTTGTTTAGGAAAGTTAAAGGGTATATTTCAGAGAGTATGGATCGGTTTCCAGCTGAAGATGTGGGAACTGTAGGGCAGGCATTTTGTGCTGCGTTACAGGACGAGCTTTCAGATTATTATAAGTTGTTGGCTGTGCTTGAAGCGCAGGCAATGAATCCAATTCCGTTGGTTTCAAAGTCAACTAGTTCGAGTAATTATTTGTCATTGAGGAGGTTGTCAGTTTGGTTTGCTGAGCCAACAGTGAAAATGAGGTTAATGGCTGTTTTGGTTGATAAATGCAGAGTCTTGAGGGGTGGGGCAATGGCTGGGGCTATACATTTGCATGCCCAGCATGGCGATCCATTGGTGCATGAGTTCATGAGGAGTTTACTGCAGCATGTTTGTTCGCCACTTTTTGAAATGGTTAGGAGTTGGGTTTTGGAAGGGGAGTTGGAGGATATTTTTGCTGAGTTCTTTGTTGTGGGTCAACCAGTGAAAGCTGAATCACTTTGGAGAGAAGGTTACAGGCTCCATGCTGGAATGCTTCCTTCATTCATTTCACAACCCCTTGCTCAGCGCATTTTAAGGACTGGGAAGTCAATAAATTTCCTTCGTGTCTGTTGTGATGATCGTGGTTGGGCTGATACTGCAACagaggctgctgctgctgctgggacCACAACTAGAAGAGGGAGTCTTGGATATGGTGAAACTGATGCGCTTGAAACTCTGGTTGTTGAAGCAGCAAAGAGAATTGACAAGCATCTGTTGGATGTTATCTACACGAGGTATAAATTCAAAGAACACTGCCTTGCAATCAAGCGATATTTACTGCTGGGGCAAGGTGATTTTGTCCAGTACTTAATGGATATTGTTGGGCAGGAACTTTCTGAGCCTGCTAATACAATTAGTTCATTCCAGTTGGCAGGGTTGCTGGAAAGTGCAATTCGATCATCCAATGCTCAGTATGATGATCCTGACATATTAGATAGGTTGAGGGTGAAGATGTTGCCGCATGGTACTGGAGATAGAGGTTGGGATGTATTCTCGTTGGAATATGATGCCAGAGTACCATTAGACACAGTGTTTACAGAATCTGTTATGGCAAGgtatttaagaatttttaatttcctgTGGAAGCTGAGGCGAGTGGAGCATGCACTTATTGGTGCGTGGAAGACAATGAAACCTAATTGTATTACTTCTCATTCTTTCACCAAGCTGCAGGATGCAGTTAAGTTGCAGTTACTCTCAACACTGAGACAATGCCAGGTCCTTTGGAATCAGATGAATCATTTTGTTACAAACTTGCAATATTATATCATGTTTGAAGTTCTGGAGGTTTCATGGTCTAACTTCTCAAATGAAATGGAAGTGGCAAAGGATCTTGATGATCTACTTGCAGCACATGATAAGTACCTCCACTCAATTGTAGAGAAATCTCTTCTTGGTGAACGATCTCAATCCCTTTACAAGTCACTATTTGTCTTGTTTGACCTTATACTGCATTTCAGAAGTCATGCAGATCGATTGTGTGAAGGAATTTACGAGTTACAAGCAAGGTAAAAATCTGTTgtgtttttgaatgattttgttttgtcaaTTAACGTTTGCATGTTTGGTTTTGAAGTGAAGATCTTAATACTCATATCAATTGACAACaacaatgctatttttttaatatatttttttcttttcttttatgattgtgTTGAACCACTCGTGATTCCTATTACATGCAGAACCAGGGCATCCTCTTTATCCTCTCAAGACAAGACAAAATCACGAAGGCATACAAGAGATAATCCGTCAGAGCCTGGATCATGGTTTAGTGATGGCAGGAAGGCCCTAGAACAACGTGCTggtgaatttcttcaaaatatgGGGCGGGAACTGGAAGAAATATCAAAGGAATATACAGTGTTGCTCGAAGGTTTCTTGTCTCAGTTGCCTGTGCAACAACATGTTGATTTGAAATTCCTCTTCTTTCGGCTTGACTTCACTGAATTTTATAGTAGGTTCCGTCCTGGCACATAGCAAAGCTGTTAATACACGTGAGTTTACTCCAATTTGCAACTCAAGGCATGAACAGAGTGCAGTTATTTGCTGGACCTTAAGTGAAGAATTATGCAATGTCTTGCTGATGCCAGGATTGACCTTTATATTTCACTGCTTGATTTTAGGTATAGGAAGATTCTAGCTGCTCTATCTTTTATCGAATTATCACaatgaataattttgttttagctTCTTTTCCAGGGGtctgatttttatcttttacccT encodes:
- the LOC7455634 gene encoding gamma-tubulin complex component 3; translation: MEEEEDDQQNILDLVKELVNRLLSQNPQNPRPPISNPNPNSPDFQNSLRYAIRILSSRLTPSIAPDAAAIAESIKRGLATQGKSSQALTLAELYNKFASKTGPGSINNKWAVLYLLKIISEDTKIAQNAPNSTLLLPNLGLNELDLSNESRISRDFKRREKGYDNGVLLVSKDPENLLEIAFREFVNLVKEENEVSEEVLVRDVLYVCQGIDGQYVKFDENVDGYVLSDSIKVPRGTRVMVRKLCELGWLFRKVKGYISESMDRFPAEDVGTVGQAFCAALQDELSDYYKLLAVLEAQAMNPIPLVSKSTSSSNYLSLRRLSVWFAEPTVKMRLMAVLVDKCRVLRGGAMAGAIHLHAQHGDPLVHEFMRSLLQHVCSPLFEMVRSWVLEGELEDIFAEFFVVGQPVKAESLWREGYRLHAGMLPSFISQPLAQRILRTGKSINFLRVCCDDRGWADTATEAAAAAGTTTRRGSLGYGETDALETLVVEAAKRIDKHLLDVIYTRYKFKEHCLAIKRYLLLGQGDFVQYLMDIVGQELSEPANTISSFQLAGLLESAIRSSNAQYDDPDILDRLRVKMLPHGTGDRGWDVFSLEYDARVPLDTVFTESVMARYLRIFNFLWKLRRVEHALIGAWKTMKPNCITSHSFTKLQDAVKLQLLSTLRQCQVLWNQMNHFVTNLQYYIMFEVLEVSWSNFSNEMEVAKDLDDLLAAHDKYLHSIVEKSLLGERSQSLYKSLFVLFDLILHFRSHADRLCEGIYELQARTRASSLSSQDKTKSRRHTRDNPSEPGSWFSDGRKALEQRAGEFLQNMGRELEEISKEYTVLLEGFLSQLPVQQHVDLKFLFFRLDFTEFYSRFRPGT